CTAATCGCTTGTTCTAAGTTCATGCTCAGCTTGTCCTCAAAATACAACTCTAATACGCCTACTGCTTCTGCAGACCACTGCAATTTTGCTTGGGGGAATCGTAGCTCTTGGGCAGAATAATCTCTTTTCAAGTCATTTTTGTTTAGGGAGCTTTTAGGATAATAATTTCTAAGGAGTTTTGCGCTGCCATTCGGCCAACCACTGCAGGGCTTTTTCTTTATTGCTAAACAAACGAGTGGGAATGGGCGGTTTATTAAAGCCCACCAAAAAGTTGCCCAATATACGGCTAATTCCACTACCTACCAAAAGCGCACAGGCTCTAGATCTAGGGTTAACGGCCTTGGCAAAGTATTTCCGGGCATCCGCCGAAATACCGCCAATAGTTGATACATCGATATAAATGAAGATGTTTTTTTCCTGAGCCTCCGCCATTTTGCACAGACTTTCATAGTAGTCTTGGGCTTGCTCCAAATTCATCTTTAACTTTTCCTCAAAATACAGCTCTAATACGCCTTCTGCTTCTGCAGACCACTGCAATTTTGCTTGGGGAAATTCAATTTTGGGGGCAGAATAATCTCTTTTCAAACCTTATTTATTTAGCTACTTGCTCCTTCAACCACTCAATCGCCTTCTCTTCATCGGTAAAGATACGAGTTGTAATGTTAGGTTTGCTAAATTTCAGAAAAAGGTTCCCAATAATTTTAGATAGGCCACTGCCCATCATAACTGCGGCACCTATGGCCACAATTTTTCCCGAACTCAGGGCCGAGCGCACTTCCTGATTCGTTTTTTTCATCTGCCGCAAGTCAGAAAGCAACCAAAGCCCCTCCCCAAATGTCTGTCGCAGCTGCTCAATATGCGCATATACATCGGCAGGGTCCAAAACAGCCTCATTGTAGGTTACCCTGACAATGCCGGGCGCAATAGGCTTA
This genomic interval from Saprospira grandis contains the following:
- a CDS encoding STAS/SEC14 domain-containing protein, which encodes MKRDYSAPKIEFPQAKLQWSAEAEGVLELYFEEKLKMNLEQAQDYYESLCKMAEAQEKNIFIYIDVSTIGGISADARKYFAKAVNPRSRACALLVGSGISRILGNFLVGFNKPPIPTRLFSNKEKALQWLAEWQRKTP
- a CDS encoding STAS/SEC14 domain-containing protein — encoded protein: MKEQQEIRTPIAKVKPIAPGIVRVTYNEAVLDPADVYAHIEQLRQTFGEGLWLLSDLRQMKKTNQEVRSALSSGKIVAIGAAVMMGSGLSKIIGNLFLKFSKPNITTRIFTDEEKAIEWLKEQVAK